In Excalfactoria chinensis isolate bCotChi1 chromosome 3, bCotChi1.hap2, whole genome shotgun sequence, one DNA window encodes the following:
- the LOC140250305 gene encoding uncharacterized protein isoform X2, whose amino-acid sequence MWRGLRNRNKSDQGPEISALLWIRSCLSQMEKKILMKSKVAAPNLQRALHSLYQFGHLCDVTVHTQHLGIQEEFLVHKAVLAASSNYFKGLFLHDEMLDTKNCTVTLQDIYTEEFTSFLEFVYTAEVEIEAGKLQRMKEIAERLECKDLLDICEEVRAEGKKGLDLSLHLKGQLCESGVPQWPCVQQEEDHRLSSCSQVVAVPMQRKLWERQKCNKLLAGYELIEGQPANLEQEGTAFPQQKSRTAKIHKCDRMDNRGRLRMDVISLEQRNTHSPMSQTGSEEACVVIRDMLSEQWEDGNSLISDLSCKTKRRRSLRHVAKVLPKLACEKCNESFHVIKKYQLHMELKHGINLSVKYSCNMCEQLFSSHQNLRQHCLTVHSAEQGFSCMFCDKRFKHQKDRNDHIQRVHEKQRDPQACPYCDKVISSKCGLTVHIRTHTGEKPYKCERCPASFAHRSAYKTHVRKIHESGQERKLMPVYWMVVPPTHRPNAASCGKDSNREIWDGMSEAELEKGTMPKESASCEEDPARPPVTQADCSELQEEQKQKCTEVQRGREALSEEGNEAEGERSVKGEEEGDYEAEYSDVEDIKDNDEACTEEDDEDDECSNEKCAEEHESAEELKIKKVNKSGVNKKSAYVIRCNKCNEQFVSRKKYVDHCRDIHQCLPGKVYQCDICSKSFASYNSWKEHRACVHTDERQFACSLCNATFKRKRDVRTHYVRKHEGRVKRPLCSVCGKILSSQTALVFHMRTHTGEKPYECGICHSKFAQPSQLKIHTRSHTGEKPYVCEDCGACFADKGKLTGHRRTHTETRPYFCEQCGKTFTQQGALRRHQRIHTGEKPYKCRACERTFTDMSTLRRHVLIHDRNAHWRSFLIDLTTKKTHNWSKIETFSGSCTAEDSGPEMWSFDRGKLYKPESVILKQVQHVPSSVSDTEHTDRCL is encoded by the exons ATGTGGAGGGGTTTGcgaaacagaaacaaaagtgatCAAGGTCCAGAGATTTCTGCCCTGCTTTGGATAAGGAGCTGCCTGTCACA gatggagaagaaaattcTAATGAAATCCAAGGTTGCGGCTCCTAATCTCCAGAGGGCACTGCATTCTCTGTACCAGTTTGGTCACCTCTGTGATGTGACAGTTCACACGCAACATCTAGGAATTCAGGAGGAATTTCTGGTTCATAAAGCTGTCTTGGCAGCTTCCAGCAACTATTTTAAGGGGCTTTTCCTGCATGATGAGATGCTGGACACCAAGAATTGCACAGTGACTCTGCAAGACATTTACACAGAAGAGTTCACCTCCTTTCTGGAATTCGTCTATACTGCAGAAGTAGAGATTGAAGCAGGAAAACTGCAACGAATGAAAGAAATAGCAGAAAGGCTTGAGTGCAAGGACTTGCTTGACATTTGTGAAGAAgtgagagcagagggaaagaaaggttTGGATCTGAGCCTCCATCTGAAAGGTCAGCTGTGTGAAAGTGGTGTGCCACAGTGGCCTTGCGTCCAGCAAGAGGAGGACCACAGACTGAGTAGCTGTTCCCAAGTAGTGGCAGTACCCATGCAGAGGAAACTCTGGGAGAGGCAAAAGTGTAACAAGTTGCTGGCTGGTTATGAACTCATTGAAGGCCAACCAGCAAATCTTGAGCAAGAAGGCACTGCTTTTCCACAACAAAAATCTAGGACAGCAAAGATACACAAATGTGACAGAATGGATAACAGAGGCAGACTTAGAATGGATGTCATTAGTCTGGAGCAGAGGAATACTCATTCTCCCATGAGTCAGACTGGGTCAGAGGAAGCCTGTGTAGTAATTAGGGATATGCTGTCTGAGCAGTGGGAAGATGGAAACAGTTTGATTTCTGATCTTAGCTGTAAAACCAAACGTAGGAGATCACTGCGGCATGTGGCAAAAGTCTTGCCAAAGTTGGCATGCGAGAAGTGCAATGAATCATTCCACGTAATCAAGAAGTACCAGTTGCATATGGAGCTCAAGCATGGCATTAATCTGTCTGTCAAATACAGCTGCAACATGTGTGAGCAGCTCTTTTCCAGCCACCAGAACCTGAGGCAGCACTGCCTCACTGTTCATAGCGCTGAGCAGGGCTTCTCTTGCATGTTTTGTGACAAGAGGTTTAAGCATCAGAAGGACAGAAATGACCATATCCAGAGGGTCCATGAGAAGCAGAGGGACCCGCAGGCATGCCCATACTGCGACAAGGTCATCAGCTCCAAGTGTGGCCTGACAGTCCACATACGAACACACACAGGAGAGAAACCTTATAAGTGTGAGCGCTGCCCTGCCAGCTTTGCTCACAGGTCTGCTTACAAGACTCATGTAAG AAAAATCCATGAATCTGGGCAAGAGAGGAAACTTATGCCAGTCTACTGGATGGTAGTTCCACCTACACATAGACCAAATGCAGCAAGCTGTGGCAAAGACAGCAATAGGGagatatgggatgggatgtcAGAGGCTGAACTAGAAAAGGGTACAATGCCCAAAGAATCTGCAAGTTGTGAGGAAGACCCTGCAAGGCCACCTGTTACACAGGCAGACTGTAGTGAACTGCaagaagaacagaagcagaaatgtacAGAAGTTcaaagaggaagggaagcacTGAGTGAAGAAGGGAATGAAGCTGAAGGTGAGAGGAGTgtgaagggagaggaggagggagattACGAAGCAGAGTATTCGGATGttgaagatattaaagataATGATGAAGCCTGTACTGAGGAGGACGATGAGGATGATGAATGCTCCAATGAAAAATGTGCTGAAGAACATGAATCAGCTGAAgaattgaaaataaagaaggtaAATAAAAGTGGGGTGAATAAGAAATCCGCCTATGTAATAAGATGCAATAAGTGTAATGAGCAGTTTGTTTCCCGGAAGAAGTATGTGGATCACTGCAGAGATATCCATCAGTGCTTGCCTGGTAAAGTCTATCAGTGTGACATCTGCAGCAAGTCGTTTGCTAGTTACAACAGCTGGAAGGAGCACCGAGCATGCGTCCACACTGATGAAAGGCAGTTTGCCTGCAGCCTTTGCAATGctacttttaaaagaaagagagatgtGAGGACACATTATGTGCGGAAGCACGAAGGTAGAGTCAAAcgtcccctctgctctgtctgTGGGAAGATCCTCAGCTCCCAAACAGCACTAGTGTTTCACATGCGGACACATACAGGAGAAAAACCTTATGAATGTGGCATTTGTCATTCAAAATTTGCTCAGCCATCACAGCTTAAGATCCATACCAG atCCCATACAGGGGAAAAACCATATGTTTGTGAGGACTGTGGTGCTTGCTTTGCTGATAAAGGGAAACTCACTGGCCACAGAAGGACACACACAG AGACCCGTCCATATTTCTGTGAACAGTGTGGAAAAACATTCACCCAGCAGGGTGCTCTCCGGCGCCATCAGCGTATTCACACTGGGGAGAAGCCCTACAAGTGCAGAGCGTGTGAGAGAACTTTCACGGACATGTCCACCCTGCGGAGACACGTGTTG ATTCATGACCGGAACGCTCACTGGAGAAGCTTCTTAATAGACCttacaaccaaaaaaacccacaactggTCCAAAATAGAGACATTCTCGGGATCCTGCACAGCCGAAGACTCCGGACCAGAAATGTGGTCATTTGACCGAGGTAAACTTTATAAACCAGAAAGCGTCATTCTTAAACAAGTACAGCATGTGCCATCTAGCGTTAGCGACACAGAACATACCGACCGATGCCTGTAA
- the LOC140250305 gene encoding uncharacterized protein isoform X1: MWRGLRNRNKSDQGPEISALLWIRSCLSQMEKKILMKSKVAAPNLQRALHSLYQFGHLCDVTVHTQHLGIQEEFLVHKAVLAASSNYFKGLFLHDEMLDTKNCTVTLQDIYTEEFTSFLEFVYTAEVEIEAGKLQRMKEIAERLECKDLLDICEEVRAEGKKGLDLSLHLKGQLCESGVPQWPCVQQEEDHRLSSCSQVVAVPMQRKLWERQKCNKLLAGYELIEGQPANLEQEGTAFPQQKSRTAKIHKCDRMDNRGRLRMDVISLEQRNTHSPMSQTGSEEACVVIRDMLSEQWEDGNSLISDLSCKTKRRRSLRHVAKVLPKLACEKCNESFHVIKKYQLHMELKHGINLSVKYSCNMCEQLFSSHQNLRQHCLTVHSAEQGFSCMFCDKRFKHQKDRNDHIQRVHEKQRDPQACPYCDKVISSKCGLTVHIRTHTGEKPYKCERCPASFAHRSAYKTHVRKIHESGQERKLMPVYWMVVPPTHRPNAASCGKDSNREIWDGMSEAELEKGTMPKESASCEEDPARPPVTQADCSELQEEQKQKCTEVQRGREALSEEGNEAEGERSVKGEEEGDYEAEYSDVEDIKDNDEACTEEDDEDDECSNEKCAEEHESAEELKIKKVNKSGVNKKSAYVIRCNKCNEQFVSRKKYVDHCRDIHQCLPGKVYQCDICSKSFASYNSWKEHRACVHTDERQFACSLCNATFKRKRDVRTHYVRKHEGRVKRPLCSVCGKILSSQTALVFHMRTHTGEKPYECGICHSKFAQPSQLKIHTRSHTGEKPYVCEDCGACFADKGKLTGHRRTHTGERLFKCDVCGKHFATNEYLKCHKRCHMGAKPYKCKVCGKTFGLRASLAQHSNVHAETRPYFCEQCGKTFTQQGALRRHQRIHTGEKPYKCRACERTFTDMSTLRRHVLIHDRNAHWRSFLIDLTTKKTHNWSKIETFSGSCTAEDSGPEMWSFDRGKLYKPESVILKQVQHVPSSVSDTEHTDRCL, from the exons ATGTGGAGGGGTTTGcgaaacagaaacaaaagtgatCAAGGTCCAGAGATTTCTGCCCTGCTTTGGATAAGGAGCTGCCTGTCACA gatggagaagaaaattcTAATGAAATCCAAGGTTGCGGCTCCTAATCTCCAGAGGGCACTGCATTCTCTGTACCAGTTTGGTCACCTCTGTGATGTGACAGTTCACACGCAACATCTAGGAATTCAGGAGGAATTTCTGGTTCATAAAGCTGTCTTGGCAGCTTCCAGCAACTATTTTAAGGGGCTTTTCCTGCATGATGAGATGCTGGACACCAAGAATTGCACAGTGACTCTGCAAGACATTTACACAGAAGAGTTCACCTCCTTTCTGGAATTCGTCTATACTGCAGAAGTAGAGATTGAAGCAGGAAAACTGCAACGAATGAAAGAAATAGCAGAAAGGCTTGAGTGCAAGGACTTGCTTGACATTTGTGAAGAAgtgagagcagagggaaagaaaggttTGGATCTGAGCCTCCATCTGAAAGGTCAGCTGTGTGAAAGTGGTGTGCCACAGTGGCCTTGCGTCCAGCAAGAGGAGGACCACAGACTGAGTAGCTGTTCCCAAGTAGTGGCAGTACCCATGCAGAGGAAACTCTGGGAGAGGCAAAAGTGTAACAAGTTGCTGGCTGGTTATGAACTCATTGAAGGCCAACCAGCAAATCTTGAGCAAGAAGGCACTGCTTTTCCACAACAAAAATCTAGGACAGCAAAGATACACAAATGTGACAGAATGGATAACAGAGGCAGACTTAGAATGGATGTCATTAGTCTGGAGCAGAGGAATACTCATTCTCCCATGAGTCAGACTGGGTCAGAGGAAGCCTGTGTAGTAATTAGGGATATGCTGTCTGAGCAGTGGGAAGATGGAAACAGTTTGATTTCTGATCTTAGCTGTAAAACCAAACGTAGGAGATCACTGCGGCATGTGGCAAAAGTCTTGCCAAAGTTGGCATGCGAGAAGTGCAATGAATCATTCCACGTAATCAAGAAGTACCAGTTGCATATGGAGCTCAAGCATGGCATTAATCTGTCTGTCAAATACAGCTGCAACATGTGTGAGCAGCTCTTTTCCAGCCACCAGAACCTGAGGCAGCACTGCCTCACTGTTCATAGCGCTGAGCAGGGCTTCTCTTGCATGTTTTGTGACAAGAGGTTTAAGCATCAGAAGGACAGAAATGACCATATCCAGAGGGTCCATGAGAAGCAGAGGGACCCGCAGGCATGCCCATACTGCGACAAGGTCATCAGCTCCAAGTGTGGCCTGACAGTCCACATACGAACACACACAGGAGAGAAACCTTATAAGTGTGAGCGCTGCCCTGCCAGCTTTGCTCACAGGTCTGCTTACAAGACTCATGTAAG AAAAATCCATGAATCTGGGCAAGAGAGGAAACTTATGCCAGTCTACTGGATGGTAGTTCCACCTACACATAGACCAAATGCAGCAAGCTGTGGCAAAGACAGCAATAGGGagatatgggatgggatgtcAGAGGCTGAACTAGAAAAGGGTACAATGCCCAAAGAATCTGCAAGTTGTGAGGAAGACCCTGCAAGGCCACCTGTTACACAGGCAGACTGTAGTGAACTGCaagaagaacagaagcagaaatgtacAGAAGTTcaaagaggaagggaagcacTGAGTGAAGAAGGGAATGAAGCTGAAGGTGAGAGGAGTgtgaagggagaggaggagggagattACGAAGCAGAGTATTCGGATGttgaagatattaaagataATGATGAAGCCTGTACTGAGGAGGACGATGAGGATGATGAATGCTCCAATGAAAAATGTGCTGAAGAACATGAATCAGCTGAAgaattgaaaataaagaaggtaAATAAAAGTGGGGTGAATAAGAAATCCGCCTATGTAATAAGATGCAATAAGTGTAATGAGCAGTTTGTTTCCCGGAAGAAGTATGTGGATCACTGCAGAGATATCCATCAGTGCTTGCCTGGTAAAGTCTATCAGTGTGACATCTGCAGCAAGTCGTTTGCTAGTTACAACAGCTGGAAGGAGCACCGAGCATGCGTCCACACTGATGAAAGGCAGTTTGCCTGCAGCCTTTGCAATGctacttttaaaagaaagagagatgtGAGGACACATTATGTGCGGAAGCACGAAGGTAGAGTCAAAcgtcccctctgctctgtctgTGGGAAGATCCTCAGCTCCCAAACAGCACTAGTGTTTCACATGCGGACACATACAGGAGAAAAACCTTATGAATGTGGCATTTGTCATTCAAAATTTGCTCAGCCATCACAGCTTAAGATCCATACCAG atCCCATACAGGGGAAAAACCATATGTTTGTGAGGACTGTGGTGCTTGCTTTGCTGATAAAGGGAAACTCACTGGCCACAGAAGGACACACACAG GTGAGCGTCTCTTTAAGTGTGATGTGTGTGGAAAACATTTTGCCAccaatgaatatttaaaatgccATAAACGATGCCACATGGGTGCTAAGCCGTACAAGTGCAAGGTTTGTGGGAAGACGTTTGGATTGAGAGCCTCACTAGCTCAGCACAGTAATGTCCACGCAG AGACCCGTCCATATTTCTGTGAACAGTGTGGAAAAACATTCACCCAGCAGGGTGCTCTCCGGCGCCATCAGCGTATTCACACTGGGGAGAAGCCCTACAAGTGCAGAGCGTGTGAGAGAACTTTCACGGACATGTCCACCCTGCGGAGACACGTGTTG ATTCATGACCGGAACGCTCACTGGAGAAGCTTCTTAATAGACCttacaaccaaaaaaacccacaactggTCCAAAATAGAGACATTCTCGGGATCCTGCACAGCCGAAGACTCCGGACCAGAAATGTGGTCATTTGACCGAGGTAAACTTTATAAACCAGAAAGCGTCATTCTTAAACAAGTACAGCATGTGCCATCTAGCGTTAGCGACACAGAACATACCGACCGATGCCTGTAA
- the GZF1 gene encoding GDNF-inducible zinc finger protein 1, which translates to MESNAVLLESKSSPINLLNEMHQLRLLGHLCDVTVSVEYQGVRAEFVAHKAVLAATSKFFKEVFLNEKSMDGPRTNVFLNEVQVADFASFLEFVYTAKVEVEEDRVQRMLEIAEKLKCLDLSETCFQLKKQMLESVLLELQNFSESQNSEEESAAQPSSFLESKAAAVAEPEQMGRPPDPAGSPGGRPRIGLALEVPATKPKEKADKKKEMMKPPYAKIRRASGRLAGRKVFVEIPKKKYTRRLREQQKNAEVAVEEGSYLQDQDLCDIEREEEQAEDSIKPESEECDGSFETEENMKKSEEDKKKRGSNFKCSTCEKEFLYEKSFLKHIKHSHGIAAEIVYRCETCSQTFANRCNLKSHQRHVHSSERHFPCELCGKKFKRKKDVKRHILQVHEGGGERHQCQQCGKGLSSKTALRLHERTHTGDKPYGCTECEAKFSQPSALKTHMRIHTGEKPFVCDECGARFTQNHMLIYHKRCHTGERPFMCETCGKSFASKEYLKHHNRIHTGSKPFKCEVCFRTFAQRNSLYQHIKVHTGERPYCCDQCGKQFTQLNALQRHHRIHTGEKPFMCNACGRTFTDKSTLRRHTSIHDKNTPWKSFLVIVEGASKNDEAHKTELPDEEYDVLPKMPDKLLSFSENGHYQSFTAVPGGVTALHDSSSATGTDCKSDGTPEPQGALIATALSELTVLQSQTDSIQPQLHALVNME; encoded by the exons atggaaagtAATGCGGTTTTACTGGAATCCAAGTCCTCTCCCATCAACCTGCTGAATGAAATGCACCAGCTGCGTCTCCTGGGCCACCTCTGTGATGTGACGGTCAGCGTGGAGTACCAGGGTGTCAGGGCAGAGTTTGTAGCACACAAGGCTGTATTGGCAGCAACGAGCAAATTTTTCAAGGAGGTCTTCCTTAATGAGAAGAGCATGGATGGCCCGAGAACCAACGTGTTCCTGAACGAGGTCCAGGTTGCcgattttgcttcctttcttgaGTTTGTCTATACTGCGAAGGTAGAAGTGGAAGAAGACAGAGTGCAGCGTATGCTAGAAATAGCCGAAAAGCTGAAGTGTTTGGACCTCTCAGAAACCTGCTTCCAGTTAAAGAAGCAAATGCTTGAAtcggtgctgctggagctgcagaatTTCTCTGAATCACAGAACTCTGAGGAAGAGAGTGCGGCCCAGCCAAGCAGTTTCCTCGAGTctaaagcagctgctgtggcagAACCCGAGCAGATGGGCCGTCCTCCAGATCCTGCAGGCTCCCCAGGTGGCAGGCCCAGAATTGGACTGGCTCTTGAGGTGCCAGCTACCAAACccaaagagaaagcagacaaaaagaaggaaatgatgaAGCCTCCTTATGCCAAAATCAGAAGGGCGAGCGGGAGACTGGCTGGGAGGAAAGTATTTGTGGAAATCCCAAAGAAGAAATACACGAGGCGGCTGCGAGAGCAGCAGAAGAATGCAGAGGTTGCTGTCGAAGAGGGCAGTTACCTACAGGACCAGGACTTGTGTGATATagagagggaggaggagcaAGCAGAAGACAGCATCAAACCTGAAAGCGAAGAATGCGACGGCAGCTTTGAAAcggaagaaaacatgaaaaaatcaGAAGAGGATAAAAAGAAACGGGGCAGTAACTTCAAGTGCAGCACCTGCGAGAAGGAATTCCTGTATGAGAAAAGTTTTCTCAAGCACATAAAACACAGCCACGGCATCGCAGCCGAAATCGTTTATCGGTGTGAAACCTGCAGTCAGACCTTTGCCAACCGGTGCAACCTAAAAAGCCATCAGCGCCATGTCCACAGCAGCGAGCGCCACTTCCCTTGTGAGCTCTGCGGTAAGAAGTTCAAGAGGAAGAAGGACGTCAAGAGGCACATTCTCCAGGTTCATGAGGGTGGTGGGGAGCGTcatcagtgccagcagtgtggAAAGGGGTTGAGCTCCAAAACTGCCTTGAGGCTCCATGAAAGGACGCATACAGGCGACAAGCCTTATGGGTGCACAGAGTGTGAGGCTAAATTTTCTCAGCCTTCTGCACTTAAAACACACATGAG aatcCATACTGGTGAAAAGCCTTTTGTCTGTGATGAATGTGGTGCCAGGTTCACTCAGAATCACATGCTTATATATCACAAAAGATGTCACACAG GGGAAAGACCTTTTATGTGTGAAACATGTGGGAAGAGCTTTGCCTCTAAGGAGTACCTGAAGCACCACAACAGAATCCATACGGGATCCAAGCCTTTTAAATGTGAAGTTTGCTTCAGAACGtttgcacagaggaattcaCTTTACCAGCATATAAAAGTTCACACAG GTGAACGGCCCTACTGCTGTGACCAGTGTGGGAAGCAGTTCACGCAGCTCAATGCGCTGCAGCGTCACCATCGCATACACACTGGGGAGAAGCCATTCATGTGCAATGCCTGCGGTCGGACCTTCACCGACAAGTCCACCCTGCGGCGGCACACCTCG atcCATGATAAGAACACACCGTGGAAGTCCTTCCTTGTCATCGTTGAAGGAGCATCTAAGAATGATGAGGCTCACAAAACAGAGCTCCCAGATGAAGAATATGATGTGTTACCTAAGATGCCAGACAAGCTGCTGTCTTTCTCTGAAAACGGCCACTATCAGAGCTTCACTGCTGTCCCAGGGGGTGTGACTGCACTGCATGACAGCAGTTCTGCAACGGGGACAGACTGTAAGTCAGATGGGACTCCGGAACCCCAGGGAGCCCTTATAGCTACCGCTCTCAGTGAGCTGACAGTACTGCAATCACAGACAGACTCTATTCAGCCACAGCTTCACGCTTTGGTGAATATGGAGTAA
- the NAPB gene encoding beta-soluble NSF attachment protein has product MDNSGKEREAVQLMAEAEKRVKGSHSFLRGLFGGNTRVEEACEMYTRAANMFKIAKNWSAAGNAFCQAAKLHMQLQSKHDSATSFVDAGNAYKKADPQEAINCLNAAIDIYTDMGRFTIAAKHHITIAEIYEAELVDIEKAIAHYEQAADYYKGEESNSSANKCLLKVAAYAAQLEQYQKAIEIYEQVGTNTMDNPLLKYSAKEYFFKAALCHFIVDELNAKLALEKYEEMFPAFTDSRECKLLKKLLEAHEEQNSEAYTEAVKEFDSISRLDQWLTTMLLRIKKSIQGEGDGDLK; this is encoded by the exons ATGGACAACTCGGGGAAGGAGCGGGAGGCCGTGCAGCTGATGGCCGAGGCCGAGAAGCGAGTGAAGGGCTCGCACTCCTTCCTGCGGGGGCTCTTCGG GGGTAACACCAGAGTGGAGGAGGCCTGTGAGATGTACACCAGGGCTGCAAACATGTTCAAGATTGCCAAAAATTGGAGCG CTGCAGGGAACGCCTTCTGCCAAGCAGCCAAGCTGCacatgcagctgcagagcaagcACGACTCGGCCACCAGCTTTGTGGACGCTGGGAATGCCTACAAAAAAGCAGACCCACAAG AGGCCATCAACTGCTTAAATGCAGCTATCGATATCTACACCGACATG GGGCGGTTCACCATCGCAGCTAAACACCACATCACCATTGCGGAGATCTATGAGGCCGAGCTGGTTGACATTGAGAAG GCGATTGCGCACTACGAGCAGGCTGCGGACTATTACAAAGGAGAAGAGTCCAACAG CTCAGCCAACAAATGTCTGCTGAAGGTGGCTGCCTACGCCGCACAGCTGGAACAGTACCAGAAGGCGATAGAAATCTACGAGCAG GTCGGCACAAACACGATGGATAATCCTTTGCTGAAGTACAGTGCAAAGGAGTATTTCTTCAAAGCTGCTCTGTGTCACTTCATTGTGGATGAGCTGAACGCTAAG CTGGCGCTTGAGAAATACGAAGAAATGTTCCCAGCCTTTACAGATTCACGGGAGTGCAAGCTATTGAAA AAACTGCTGGAAGCCCATGAGGAGCAGAACTCTGAGGCGTACACCGAGGCA GTTAAAGAGTTCGATTCGATATCGCGGTTGGATCAGTGGCTCACAACCATGTTGCTTCGCATCAAGAAGTCAATTCAAGGAGAAGGGGACGGGGACCTGAAGTGA
- the LOC140250305 gene encoding uncharacterized protein isoform X3 has protein sequence MPVYWMVVPPTHRPNAASCGKDSNREIWDGMSEAELEKGTMPKESASCEEDPARPPVTQADCSELQEEQKQKCTEVQRGREALSEEGNEAEGERSVKGEEEGDYEAEYSDVEDIKDNDEACTEEDDEDDECSNEKCAEEHESAEELKIKKVNKSGVNKKSAYVIRCNKCNEQFVSRKKYVDHCRDIHQCLPGKVYQCDICSKSFASYNSWKEHRACVHTDERQFACSLCNATFKRKRDVRTHYVRKHEGRVKRPLCSVCGKILSSQTALVFHMRTHTGEKPYECGICHSKFAQPSQLKIHTRSHTGEKPYVCEDCGACFADKGKLTGHRRTHTGERLFKCDVCGKHFATNEYLKCHKRCHMGAKPYKCKVCGKTFGLRASLAQHSNVHAETRPYFCEQCGKTFTQQGALRRHQRIHTGEKPYKCRACERTFTDMSTLRRHVLIHDRNAHWRSFLIDLTTKKTHNWSKIETFSGSCTAEDSGPEMWSFDRGKLYKPESVILKQVQHVPSSVSDTEHTDRCL, from the exons ATGCCAGTCTACTGGATGGTAGTTCCACCTACACATAGACCAAATGCAGCAAGCTGTGGCAAAGACAGCAATAGGGagatatgggatgggatgtcAGAGGCTGAACTAGAAAAGGGTACAATGCCCAAAGAATCTGCAAGTTGTGAGGAAGACCCTGCAAGGCCACCTGTTACACAGGCAGACTGTAGTGAACTGCaagaagaacagaagcagaaatgtacAGAAGTTcaaagaggaagggaagcacTGAGTGAAGAAGGGAATGAAGCTGAAGGTGAGAGGAGTgtgaagggagaggaggagggagattACGAAGCAGAGTATTCGGATGttgaagatattaaagataATGATGAAGCCTGTACTGAGGAGGACGATGAGGATGATGAATGCTCCAATGAAAAATGTGCTGAAGAACATGAATCAGCTGAAgaattgaaaataaagaaggtaAATAAAAGTGGGGTGAATAAGAAATCCGCCTATGTAATAAGATGCAATAAGTGTAATGAGCAGTTTGTTTCCCGGAAGAAGTATGTGGATCACTGCAGAGATATCCATCAGTGCTTGCCTGGTAAAGTCTATCAGTGTGACATCTGCAGCAAGTCGTTTGCTAGTTACAACAGCTGGAAGGAGCACCGAGCATGCGTCCACACTGATGAAAGGCAGTTTGCCTGCAGCCTTTGCAATGctacttttaaaagaaagagagatgtGAGGACACATTATGTGCGGAAGCACGAAGGTAGAGTCAAAcgtcccctctgctctgtctgTGGGAAGATCCTCAGCTCCCAAACAGCACTAGTGTTTCACATGCGGACACATACAGGAGAAAAACCTTATGAATGTGGCATTTGTCATTCAAAATTTGCTCAGCCATCACAGCTTAAGATCCATACCAG atCCCATACAGGGGAAAAACCATATGTTTGTGAGGACTGTGGTGCTTGCTTTGCTGATAAAGGGAAACTCACTGGCCACAGAAGGACACACACAG GTGAGCGTCTCTTTAAGTGTGATGTGTGTGGAAAACATTTTGCCAccaatgaatatttaaaatgccATAAACGATGCCACATGGGTGCTAAGCCGTACAAGTGCAAGGTTTGTGGGAAGACGTTTGGATTGAGAGCCTCACTAGCTCAGCACAGTAATGTCCACGCAG AGACCCGTCCATATTTCTGTGAACAGTGTGGAAAAACATTCACCCAGCAGGGTGCTCTCCGGCGCCATCAGCGTATTCACACTGGGGAGAAGCCCTACAAGTGCAGAGCGTGTGAGAGAACTTTCACGGACATGTCCACCCTGCGGAGACACGTGTTG ATTCATGACCGGAACGCTCACTGGAGAAGCTTCTTAATAGACCttacaaccaaaaaaacccacaactggTCCAAAATAGAGACATTCTCGGGATCCTGCACAGCCGAAGACTCCGGACCAGAAATGTGGTCATTTGACCGAGGTAAACTTTATAAACCAGAAAGCGTCATTCTTAAACAAGTACAGCATGTGCCATCTAGCGTTAGCGACACAGAACATACCGACCGATGCCTGTAA